The Thermococcus eurythermalis genomic sequence CAGGGCTTGCACTCGACACAATAACCGAGCTCGTACATCGGACAAACGCGCTGCTTGACGTCGCCGCCTTCATCTATGACGAGAACGCTCAGGTCGCTCTTCTCCGCCAGCTCGTAGGCCGCGAAAAGTCCAGCGGGGCCAGCTCCAACAATAACGACGTCGTAGGTCTTTCCGTCTCCGGTTCCAGAAACCATATTTCCCTTACCGGTGTCTCTGGGTTGTTCCTTAAAAAGTTTTTGGCAAATTCCTGGTTAATCTGTTTTCATTTTTTCCCTGCTATTAACACGAACTTGCCAAAAAATCCCCGAAACCTTTAAACACTTTTGTGTATTATTAAATTCAGTGGGTGCATTATGGAGCAAGTAAAGACCTTTGAGAATAACAAAGCTACAAAGGCCAAGAAAGTGAAGATAATCCACAGCAAGCGCAGAATGATACAGCTCCAGCGCAAGGAGGAGCTCAGCCACAACATCCGCTACATCTCCAAGGTTCCCGTCAGGCTGGTCATGGACAGGGAGTTCCTGACGCTTCACCCTGAAGACCCCCTATCAAAGCTCGTGCAGAGCCTCAGGGACGAGGAAAGCTCCGCTGTCATCGTTGATAATGAGGGCAAGCTCCTTGGCTTCGTCACCATGAAGGACATTCTCCGCTTCTTCGAGCCCCCCAAGAGGTACTCCATAGTCGGTGTCGGCCTGCTGAAGAAGTATTCCATTAACCGTGCCTCCCGTGTGGGGGACATAATGGTTCGCAGGCCCGTAACCATCCACGTCAATGACAACCTCGGTCGGGCGATAGGGATAATGCTCGAAACGGGAAAGCACCACCTCCCGGTTGTTGACGATGAAAACCGCGTCCACGGCGTCCTTGAGGTCAAGGACATAATCCGTCTGATTCGCATAGTCTCCTCGTGAGCCTCTAAAAACCAAAGCGGGATGATAATCATGGACGTGTTCCTGGAGCTGGCGCTGATACTCGTAGTTGCAAAGCTGTTCGGCTACCTCACAGTTCGCTTTGGGTTTCCTGCGGCCCTCGGCCAGCTGATTGGTGGCATTTTAATAGGTCCGTCACTGTTAAACTTGGTGGCATATGATGAAGGAATTAAACTAATCGCTGAGCTCGGCGTCGTCATGCTGCTTTTCCTGGCAGGCCTCGAAACCGACATCGAGGAGTTCAAAAACGTCGGTGTTCCCGCCTTCATAGTGGCAGTTCTTGGCGTTATAATCCCATTTATTCTTGGGTACGTCAGTGCCCTTGCATGGGGGTATTCCCACCTCCAGGCACTATTCTTGGGTGGAATTCTGACTGCCACGAGCGTCGGTCTGACAACGAGCATCCTTATGGAGATGAAAAAGCTCCGTACAAGGGTCGGCACAACGATTCTCGCGGCTGCCGTCGTTGACGACGTCCTTGGTATCATAATTTTAACGGTTCTCGTCGCCATGAACACAAAGGGGAGCGTTTATCCCGTGGACGTCCTTATAATCCTCGGTGAAGTTGTCCTCTTTTTCATCCTTGGTCTCCTCCTTGGCAGTCCCGCGGTAAAGGAAGCCCTGAGGGCGTCTGAGAGAATAAACCTGCCGGAGACGGTAACGGCCTTTGCAATAGCCATAATGCTCATTTTTGCCTACATCGCCGAGCGGTTCCAGCTGGCGGGCATAACGGGCGCTTACCTTGCCGGCCTCATTGTGGCGGGCAGTGCCGAGGCGAGAGAAATCACCAGCAAGACCCTGACCATCGGCTACTCGCTATTTATACCAGTCTTTCTCGTCAGCATAGGCATTGAGACCAACGTCCACGTCTTGGCCCACGTAGGGGCCTTTGCAGGACTCTACGCGGTTATGGCGATAGTTGGAAAAATTATCGGCTGTGGAATTGGTGGAGTGCTCACAGGGTTTAAGGCTCGGGAAGCCCTTCAGGTTGGGGTTGGCATGGTTCCGAGAATGGAGGTGGCCCTTATAATGGCCAACATAGGCCTCCGGGAGGGCGTCTTTGACAGGGGGACGTTCTCGATACCCGTCAGCATGGTGATAATAACGACGCTGGTTACTCCTTTCCTCCTGAAGTGGGCCTTTTCGAGGGAATAGGGGCGATAGCATGGAGATACTCCTCCTGATAGCGGTAATGCTTGCAACGGCGAAGCTGATGGGCTATATCTTCGAAAGGTTTGGCCAGCCTGTGGTTCTGGGCCAGATATTTGGGGGCCTGTTGATTGGCATATTCTTCGAGACGAACGAGGTTATAAGCCAGTTTGCCAACCTTGGAGTCCTGTTGCTCCTCTTCATAGCGGGCCTTGAGAGCGAGCTGGAGGAGTTCAAGCGCGTCGGGAAGCAGAGCGTTGTAGTTGCAGGGGTAGGTGTTCTCGTTTCTTTTCTCCTCGGCTTTGCCGTCGCTTACTTTTTCGTCCCCCTCCACGAGGCCGTCCTCTACGGCGCCATGATGACGCCGACGAGCGTGAGCATAACGGTGAAGGTATTAATGGAGCTCAGAAAGCTCAACACGCGCGAGGGGACGACGATTCTCGCGGCTGCCGTCGTTGACGATATCCTTGGAATTCTCGTACTCACGGTGGCAATCTCGATTATAAAGGGCGGGAGCGTTGACTACTCCAGCCTCCTTGAGGTCATTATCTCTGTTTCATTGCTCCTCTTTTTCTTCCTCTACTTCGGGCCCGGCCTCGCGGACGGGGCTTTTCGCTTTATCTCGCGCATAGACCTTCCTGAGAGCGAGACTGCCTTTGCCCTGGTCTTCCTTATCGTCTTCGCATACTTGGCCGAGCACCTGAACCTCGCTTCAATACTTGGAGCGTACCTCACGGGCCTCGCACTCGGCCAGAGCTCCAAGAAGAAGGCGATAATGGACCATATGAACGTCCTCGGCTACTCCCTCTTCATTCCACTGTTCTTTGTTGAGGTGGGCATGAGAATAGAGCTTGGCTACATACCTCACGCTGGCCTCTTCGCCGTCCTGTACACCATCATGGCCATAGTGAGCAAAATAGTTGGATGTGGCCTCGGTGCAAGGCTTGCCGGCTTTGACTGGGCGTCCTCTCTCAGAATCGGTGTTGGAATGGTTCCCAGAATGGGCGTCGAGCTGGCGATGCTCGCCGTTGCGATGTCGAGCGGTGTAATCGGTTCGGACGCACTAACCGTGGCCATTCTCATGGTGTTCGTGACGACGGTGATAACGCCGCCCCTGCTTAAGACTGTGTTTTCCGCGGGACACTGATGTGCACATCTTTACGTTCATTTGTGTTGTTTTTATTATATCTAGGCACGATATTGGTCACAAAATTTTATAATTGCAACTTTTTGTTACTATAATCGAGTTATGGGGGTGGTGAAAATGGAGGCAAGGTCATTTGGAGAGTTTTCCCGCATCATGAGGGCCTCAGAGAAAGACATCATTGAAGCAGTCAAGGTGGTGCGGCTTCGACCTCGCATGCCCTGATTGCGGTTCAAGAGATGTCGTCAGGATAGGCTATTTGGACAGGGGTAGCTTCAGGGTTCAGCGCTTTCAGTGCAAGCGCTGTGGCAGAACATTCACGGAACTCGAAGACACGCCCTTTAAGGGGGTTCATGACCCAAAAGCCCTTGTGGCGGTGGCGTATCTCCGCCTCAGAGCTGGCTTGAAGGAGTCTGCCATAGCCAAATTGCTGGGGATGTCGTATCCCTCTGTTAAAAGACTATCAATAAGAGCGTACAAGCACAGGAAGTTCTTGGAGCGGGTGCTGGACGTGTTACTAAAGGCTCGTTCGTAAGGTCTCTTGAAAGAATGTTGTTGGGCATTTTGTTTTTTCATTCTTTGTCTTCGGATCTTGTGTGTTTTGAGTTTTTTTGTTTTTCATATTATGATATGCTGGTTTTGATTCCAGTTTGAACGTTAAACTTGCAACATTTTTTGAGCTTCCGTTTAATAGGTAATGTTTTTTGATTAAAACAATAATTATCGTTAAATATTTCCATAATTTCATTTCAAGAAATCACAATAAAACCTAAAAAATATAAACAGAATTAGGCTCGTCTGGGTGAAATTATGGCGTCGATGGACTCTCTGAGGGAGCTTGAGCAAATTCTCTCTATCCCTGAAGAAGTAATTATCAGAAGGGCATCAACACTAGTTCCCCCAAAGTGCCCTGTCTGTGGCTCAACATCACTTGTGAGAATCGGCGGCGTGGTTAAAGCTAACGGTTTAAGGATTCAGCGATTCAGGTGCAAGTCCTGCGGTAGGACGTTCACTGAGCTGGAAGGGACTCCTCTAAAGGGGCTTCATGATTTGAAATTCTCGTTGGTAGTTGCGTATCTTTATTTGTGTTTAAAGGTGGAACCAGGGGCAATAGCCAAGATGACAGGTCGTTCCTTTTCTACGGTATCTAGACTCGTGGGGCGGGTAAAAAATCATAGAAGCTTCTTTGTCAAATTGTTAGAATCTTT encodes the following:
- a CDS encoding CBS domain-containing protein is translated as MEQVKTFENNKATKAKKVKIIHSKRRMIQLQRKEELSHNIRYISKVPVRLVMDREFLTLHPEDPLSKLVQSLRDEESSAVIVDNEGKLLGFVTMKDILRFFEPPKRYSIVGVGLLKKYSINRASRVGDIMVRRPVTIHVNDNLGRAIGIMLETGKHHLPVVDDENRVHGVLEVKDIIRLIRIVSS
- a CDS encoding cation:proton antiporter; the encoded protein is MDVFLELALILVVAKLFGYLTVRFGFPAALGQLIGGILIGPSLLNLVAYDEGIKLIAELGVVMLLFLAGLETDIEEFKNVGVPAFIVAVLGVIIPFILGYVSALAWGYSHLQALFLGGILTATSVGLTTSILMEMKKLRTRVGTTILAAAVVDDVLGIIILTVLVAMNTKGSVYPVDVLIILGEVVLFFILGLLLGSPAVKEALRASERINLPETVTAFAIAIMLIFAYIAERFQLAGITGAYLAGLIVAGSAEAREITSKTLTIGYSLFIPVFLVSIGIETNVHVLAHVGAFAGLYAVMAIVGKIIGCGIGGVLTGFKAREALQVGVGMVPRMEVALIMANIGLREGVFDRGTFSIPVSMVIITTLVTPFLLKWAFSRE
- a CDS encoding cation:proton antiporter, whose protein sequence is MEILLLIAVMLATAKLMGYIFERFGQPVVLGQIFGGLLIGIFFETNEVISQFANLGVLLLLFIAGLESELEEFKRVGKQSVVVAGVGVLVSFLLGFAVAYFFVPLHEAVLYGAMMTPTSVSITVKVLMELRKLNTREGTTILAAAVVDDILGILVLTVAISIIKGGSVDYSSLLEVIISVSLLLFFFLYFGPGLADGAFRFISRIDLPESETAFALVFLIVFAYLAEHLNLASILGAYLTGLALGQSSKKKAIMDHMNVLGYSLFIPLFFVEVGMRIELGYIPHAGLFAVLYTIMAIVSKIVGCGLGARLAGFDWASSLRIGVGMVPRMGVELAMLAVAMSSGVIGSDALTVAILMVFVTTVITPPLLKTVFSAGH
- a CDS encoding IS1/IS1595 family N-terminal zinc-binding domain-containing protein — translated: MKQSRWCGFDLACPDCGSRDVVRIGYLDRGSFRVQRFQCKRCGRTFTELEDTPFKGVHDPKALVAVAYLRLRAGLKESAIAKLLGMSYPSVKRLSIRAYKHRKFLERVLDVLLKARS